In Pseudoalteromonas tetraodonis, the genomic window AGCTTTAACGGTAAACCTGTTATTACGCAGTCACATTTAGGTTTTAGATTTAAAAGCCAAGCGCCATTTGATGAAGGTTTTGTTATTAGTGAAGTAACTCGCTCACAAACAGATAGTCAATGGCAGCAACCTTGGGGAGAGCGTCAAACCGTTGTCGACAAGCACAATGAAATTGCCGTTACCTTTAATAAACCCGCACCCCACGGTGGCACATACACAGTGCGATTTAAAGCCTTTGATAGCGGTGTGGGATTTCGCTATGAAGTCCCTAAACAAGCCGGTTTTGAAAAAACAGAAATTACTAAAGAGCTGACCGAGTTTGCCATCGCCGGTGCCGATAAAGCCACCGCATGGTGGATACCTGCTCGCGGTTGGAATCGTTACGAATATGTCTACAACACCACAGCCTTACAAGATGCTGCACTCGCTCACACCCCTTTTACCTTTAAAAATGGTAACGGTGTACATGTCAGTATTCATGAAGCAGCCCTAGTCGATTATGCGGGCATGGTGCTTAACCAACGTCGCCCAGGCACTTTTAGCGCCGATTTAACGCCATGGTCAGATGGTATAGCAGTCAAAAAGCACGGTGAATTTAATACACCTTGGCGCACCATTCAAATTGGCGAACATGCGGTAGACTTAGTTAATTCAGATATTATTTTAAATCTAAATGAGCCAAATAAGCTCGGTGATGTGTCCTGGGTTAAACCAGGCAAATACGTAGGTATTTGGTGGGGCATGCACATCAATGAGAATACTTGGGGTAGTGGCGAAAAACACGGTGCTACCACAAAAAATACTAAATACTACATGGACTTTGCCGCAAAATACGGCTTTGATGGTGTATTAGTTGAAGGTTGGAACACTGGTTGGGATGGCGACTGGTTTTTTAATGGCGATGTATTTAGCTTTACCCAAGCATATGATGACTTTGATATTGAGGAGCTTACCCGCTACGGTAAGCAAAAAGGGGTGCAGTTAATTGGCCACCATGAAACTTCAGGTAACGTAACAAATTATCGTAATCAAATGGAAGACGCTTTTGCGCTTTACGAGCAATCAAATGTAAGCCAAATTAAAACCGGTTATGTGGCCGATGGTGGCAATATTAAACGCATTGATGAAAACGGCATTGCCCGTTTTGAGTGGCATGACGGCCAATTTATGGTTAATGAGTACTTATACAACGTTAAGCTAGCTGCAAAACATAAAATAAGTATTAATACTCATGAGCCAATAAAAGACACCGGCCTTCGCCGTACTTACCCTAATTGGATTGCTCGTGAAGGCGCTCGCGGCCAAGAATTTAACGCATGGGGCACGCCACCCAATCCACCAGAGCACATTCCAATGCTTGCTTTTACGCGTATGCTGGCAGGCCCAATGGACTTTACGCCAGGTATTTTTGATATGAGCTTTAATGGCTTAGGTGGCGATACAAATCGCCCGCAAACAACACTTGCAAAGCAATTAGCACTTTATGTTGTAATGTACAGCCCAATTCAAATGGCGGCTGATTTACCTAAAAATTATTTAGCTAAGCCCGATGCTTTTCAATTTATTCAAGACGTACCGACCGATTGGCAACAAAGTATTGCGCTTGATGGAGAAGTAGGCGACTTTATTGTATTTGCACGAAAAGAACGTAAACGCGATCATTACACTGGTAATGACTGGTACTTAGGCGCTGTAACTGATGAAAACGCCCGCACCATTGAGGTTAAACTCGACTTCTTAGATAAAGATAAACAGTTTGAAGCGCAAATCTACAAAGATGGTGATAAGGCAGAGTGGAAGAACAACCCTTACGATTTAAAAATCGAAAAACGCACTGTTACCGCAAATGATAAACTCACACTAAAATTGGCCACCAGTGGTGGTACAGCCATTCGTTTTAAAGCACTATAAAATGGTTAAAGCTATCCGCATATAACGGCGGATAGCTTTATTTAGTTTTGATTAACCACTTTAACCGGTAAATATATTTGCGCACTTAAACCACCTTCAGGGCGATTAGAGAGCACAACCTTGCCATTATGCATGTCTATAATGCGTTTAATAATAGCTAAGCCTAAACCACTGCCTTCACTGCCTCGTGCAGCGTCACCTTGCTTAAATGGTTCGAACACTGATTCTAATTCACTCTCAGGAATACCTGGGCCATTATCGTTAACCGCAATAATGACGTACTTTTTATTGCTATTAAAATAACTTTGCACCTCAATATCCCCTTGCGAGTAACGCAGTGCATTTTCAATCATATTCGTCACTACTCGCTTAATAGCCACTGAGCTTATGGGAATATTACCTAGGTTAGGATTGCTTTCAAACGTAATAACACGCTGATGCTTTAATTCACTTTGTACGACTTCGGCTACTAACGCATTGATATCTTCATAGCTTTGTTCTTCACGTTTATGATGGCGTAAGTATTCAATAAACTGATCAATAATGCCATTCATATCTTCAATATCGTAAATAATACCTTCGCGTAAATAATCATCTTCATCAACCATCATTTCTGTGGCTAACCGAATACGGGTAAGCGGTGTGCGTAAGTCGTGAGAGACACCGGCCATGAGTAATCGACGATCATTTTCAAGGGCTGCTATACCTCGCGACATTTGGTTAAAAGCGCGCGTTACCTCAATAACTTCGCTTGAGCCTTGTTCTTGTAACTTAGTACTAAAATCACCAACGCCTACTTTTATTGCCGCTTGTTGCAGTGCTTTTAATGGTCGGTTCAAATGCCTTGCAAATAACCACCCGCCTAATACACTTAAAAAGCCTATACTGGATAAGTAAAAAGTTAAAAATTCAAGATTACTTTCTTTAAATCCGGTTAAGGGGACTTTAACCCAATAGCCCGGTGCTTGCGGGGCTTCCACCCAATAAATAAGTGGATCGGTTTGACTAATGCGTACCCGAGAAAACCCATTCAACTGCTCTGACATACTTCGCGATAGCCCTGAATACTCACGACTTTGCCCTAAGCCATTGCGCATCGCTTCACGCTGAGTCATCACCTCAATACCGGTTATTGCAAAAAACTTTTCTGAAACTTCATCGGTTACTTCAACACCATCTTC contains:
- a CDS encoding glycoside hydrolase family 97 protein, with translation MRLPLLLVALLSSSAFAKEAMLESPDQKIKITISDQSSSPYYSISFNGKPVITQSHLGFRFKSQAPFDEGFVISEVTRSQTDSQWQQPWGERQTVVDKHNEIAVTFNKPAPHGGTYTVRFKAFDSGVGFRYEVPKQAGFEKTEITKELTEFAIAGADKATAWWIPARGWNRYEYVYNTTALQDAALAHTPFTFKNGNGVHVSIHEAALVDYAGMVLNQRRPGTFSADLTPWSDGIAVKKHGEFNTPWRTIQIGEHAVDLVNSDIILNLNEPNKLGDVSWVKPGKYVGIWWGMHINENTWGSGEKHGATTKNTKYYMDFAAKYGFDGVLVEGWNTGWDGDWFFNGDVFSFTQAYDDFDIEELTRYGKQKGVQLIGHHETSGNVTNYRNQMEDAFALYEQSNVSQIKTGYVADGGNIKRIDENGIARFEWHDGQFMVNEYLYNVKLAAKHKISINTHEPIKDTGLRRTYPNWIAREGARGQEFNAWGTPPNPPEHIPMLAFTRMLAGPMDFTPGIFDMSFNGLGGDTNRPQTTLAKQLALYVVMYSPIQMAADLPKNYLAKPDAFQFIQDVPTDWQQSIALDGEVGDFIVFARKERKRDHYTGNDWYLGAVTDENARTIEVKLDFLDKDKQFEAQIYKDGDKAEWKNNPYDLKIEKRTVTANDKLTLKLATSGGTAIRFKAL
- the envZ gene encoding two-component system sensor histidine kinase EnvZ — its product is MGMFPRSAFGQTVFLVAALLLINQIVSYVTVSLYVVKPTIEQVNLMLAKQIKTVFIDWEDGVEVTDEVSEKFFAITGIEVMTQREAMRNGLGQSREYSGLSRSMSEQLNGFSRVRISQTDPLIYWVEAPQAPGYWVKVPLTGFKESNLEFLTFYLSSIGFLSVLGGWLFARHLNRPLKALQQAAIKVGVGDFSTKLQEQGSSEVIEVTRAFNQMSRGIAALENDRRLLMAGVSHDLRTPLTRIRLATEMMVDEDDYLREGIIYDIEDMNGIIDQFIEYLRHHKREEQSYEDINALVAEVVQSELKHQRVITFESNPNLGNIPISSVAIKRVVTNMIENALRYSQGDIEVQSYFNSNKKYVIIAVNDNGPGIPESELESVFEPFKQGDAARGSEGSGLGLAIIKRIIDMHNGKVVLSNRPEGGLSAQIYLPVKVVNQN